A portion of the Thermomicrobiales bacterium genome contains these proteins:
- the infB gene encoding translation initiation factor IF-2 translates to MVVNYEEGTQTRPGGRRGGGRRGKNQRGGGSRTVALRRSAPVVREPVALPPVMTVAELADYLQTTPIEIIKELMKLEVMANINQQVDFNTAARVATNLNWETYEDIPEAIQAANADFESRRAEGQTDPDAVPRPPVVTIMGHVDHGKTKLLDAIRSTNVAEGEAGGITQHIGAYQIETQGRKVTFLDTPGHEAFTAMRARGAQATDVAVLVVAADDGVMPTTREAVAHIRSANVPMIVAINKIDLPTANPDLIKQQLSELNVIPEDWGGDVPFVEVSARENLGLDDLLEVILLVADVNELKANPHKLASGVVIEAKVDRNRGPVATLLIQSGTLNVRDIVVAGTAWGRVKAMFDDRGKRVRRADPSFPVEILGLVDLPGAGDPVQVFDDERTARQIVEQRQAQRRAESLVMERGVKLTDLYNQIRSGSTSELRVVLKADVQGSLEAIQAALLKLNDDSDEVRVSIPYAGTGAISESDVSLASATRSIIIGFNVRPDVAAKRAADTADIDIRFYTIIYNLLDEVKAAMQGMLAPVFEDVTDGYAEVRETFKLPGGDVVAGLYVLDGKVTRNSRARVLRDGKVIHEGTIKSLKRFKEDAREVAAGYECGLGLDNFNDLQISDQMEFFHRQEVARS, encoded by the coding sequence ATGGTTGTCAACTACGAAGAAGGAACGCAAACACGACCCGGCGGTCGACGCGGCGGTGGTCGACGCGGCAAGAATCAGCGTGGTGGAGGCTCGCGAACCGTCGCTCTTCGTCGCAGCGCGCCTGTCGTACGCGAACCAGTCGCGCTGCCGCCCGTCATGACGGTGGCCGAACTGGCCGACTATCTGCAAACCACTCCGATCGAGATCATCAAGGAACTGATGAAGCTCGAGGTGATGGCCAACATCAACCAGCAGGTCGACTTCAATACTGCTGCCCGCGTCGCGACGAACCTGAATTGGGAGACCTACGAGGACATACCTGAGGCGATCCAGGCCGCGAATGCCGACTTCGAGTCGCGCCGCGCGGAGGGTCAGACCGATCCAGATGCCGTTCCCCGGCCGCCGGTCGTTACGATCATGGGGCACGTCGACCATGGCAAGACCAAGCTGCTGGACGCGATCCGGTCGACCAATGTGGCTGAAGGCGAGGCCGGAGGCATCACCCAGCATATTGGCGCCTACCAGATCGAGACGCAGGGACGAAAGGTCACCTTCCTCGATACGCCCGGCCACGAGGCCTTCACCGCCATGCGCGCCCGCGGCGCCCAGGCCACTGATGTGGCCGTGTTGGTCGTAGCCGCGGACGACGGCGTCATGCCGACCACGAGAGAGGCTGTGGCGCACATTCGGTCGGCAAACGTGCCGATGATCGTTGCCATCAACAAGATCGATCTGCCGACGGCAAATCCTGACCTTATCAAGCAGCAATTGTCGGAACTGAATGTCATTCCGGAAGACTGGGGTGGCGACGTGCCCTTCGTCGAAGTGTCGGCACGCGAGAACCTGGGACTCGACGATCTGCTCGAAGTCATCCTGCTCGTCGCCGACGTGAACGAGCTCAAGGCGAATCCGCACAAGCTGGCCAGCGGGGTCGTGATCGAAGCGAAGGTCGACCGCAATCGCGGACCGGTGGCAACGCTGCTTATCCAAAGCGGCACACTGAACGTCCGCGATATCGTGGTGGCGGGCACCGCCTGGGGCCGCGTGAAAGCGATGTTCGACGACCGCGGCAAGCGCGTTCGGCGGGCAGATCCGAGCTTCCCGGTCGAGATCCTCGGACTCGTGGATCTCCCCGGCGCTGGCGACCCGGTGCAAGTCTTCGACGACGAGCGCACCGCGCGTCAAATCGTCGAGCAGCGTCAGGCCCAGCGACGGGCCGAATCGCTCGTGATGGAGCGCGGCGTCAAGCTGACCGATCTCTACAACCAGATCCGATCTGGAAGCACATCGGAACTGCGCGTCGTGCTCAAGGCTGACGTGCAAGGTTCGCTCGAAGCCATTCAGGCCGCGTTGCTCAAGCTCAATGACGATAGCGACGAAGTCCGTGTCAGCATTCCGTACGCGGGCACCGGAGCGATCTCTGAGTCCGATGTTAGCCTGGCCTCGGCCACCCGTAGCATCATCATCGGGTTCAACGTTCGGCCGGACGTCGCCGCGAAACGCGCCGCCGATACCGCGGACATCGACATTCGCTTCTACACCATCATTTACAACCTCCTCGATGAGGTGAAAGCAGCCATGCAGGGCATGCTTGCTCCGGTGTTCGAGGACGTCACCGACGGCTACGCCGAGGTTCGCGAGACGTTCAAGCTGCCGGGTGGCGATGTGGTTGCCGGCCTCTACGTCCTCGATGGAAAGGTCACCCGCAACTCCCGGGCCCGCGTGCTGCGTGACGGGAAGGTCATTCACGAAGGAACGATCAAGTCGCTCAAGCGATTCAAGGAAGATGCGCGCGAAGTTGCCGCTGGCTACGAGTGCGGTCTCGGACTGGACAACTTCAACGATCTCCAGATCTCCGACCAGATGGAATTCTTCCATCGGCAGGAAGTCGCGCGATCGTAG
- the nusA gene encoding transcription termination factor NusA — translation MKSDLYTAIAQIASERGIPREAVLTSVEHALKTVYKKMTGTEEEVEVSIDSATGEMHVWSTRRVVAEVTDPETEISLPEARGYENTAMVGDEIRIEKTPENFGRIAAQTAKQVVLQKIRDYERDTVYEEYADRQGEIMNGIVQRADSRAVIVELNKAEAVMPAREQVPTERYRPGQRIKVYLLEVNKDPKGPQLIVSRSHPNLIKRLFEIEVPEIYSGAVEIMEVAREPGLRSKVAVAARQEKVDPVGSCVGVRGVRIQNIVNELYGEKIDVIEWSADTATFIANSLSPAKPSSVTLNESEKVATVIVPTEQMSLAIGKEGQNARLAFKLTGWRIDIKDPEAMRDQGLEMFRQVQSQIIEAPEDFGWHGRQPRLVRSDGMVSVRDREFGPLDPSLVNMSVDVEVRGDALEVYYNRELRARFSMADGAQLPLDEVALSVDE, via the coding sequence ATGAAAAGCGATTTGTATACCGCCATCGCGCAAATTGCCTCGGAACGAGGCATTCCCCGTGAGGCGGTGCTGACGTCAGTCGAGCATGCGCTCAAGACCGTGTACAAGAAGATGACCGGCACCGAGGAAGAGGTCGAAGTATCGATCGATTCCGCTACCGGCGAGATGCACGTCTGGAGCACCCGCCGCGTCGTTGCCGAGGTCACCGACCCGGAGACCGAAATCTCCCTGCCGGAAGCGCGCGGATACGAGAACACCGCCATGGTCGGTGACGAGATTCGCATCGAGAAAACGCCTGAGAACTTCGGGCGCATTGCCGCGCAGACGGCCAAGCAGGTCGTCCTCCAGAAGATTCGCGACTACGAGCGGGATACCGTCTACGAGGAATATGCGGATCGCCAGGGCGAGATCATGAACGGGATCGTCCAGCGGGCCGATTCTCGCGCGGTGATTGTGGAACTGAACAAGGCCGAAGCGGTCATGCCTGCCCGTGAGCAGGTGCCAACCGAACGGTATCGCCCAGGCCAGCGTATCAAGGTCTATTTGCTGGAAGTCAACAAGGACCCCAAGGGTCCCCAGTTGATCGTGTCGCGTTCGCACCCCAACCTGATCAAGCGGCTCTTCGAGATCGAAGTGCCCGAGATCTACAGCGGCGCGGTCGAGATCATGGAGGTCGCGCGCGAGCCAGGACTTCGCTCCAAGGTTGCCGTCGCGGCCCGGCAGGAAAAGGTCGACCCAGTTGGCTCCTGCGTGGGCGTGCGCGGTGTGCGCATTCAGAACATCGTCAACGAGCTCTACGGCGAGAAGATCGATGTCATCGAATGGTCGGCCGACACGGCGACCTTCATCGCAAACTCGCTGAGCCCCGCCAAGCCATCCAGCGTGACGCTCAACGAGTCCGAGAAGGTCGCCACGGTGATCGTCCCGACGGAGCAAATGTCACTCGCCATTGGTAAGGAAGGGCAGAACGCGCGGTTGGCGTTCAAACTTACCGGCTGGCGCATCGACATCAAGGATCCGGAAGCCATGCGCGATCAGGGTCTGGAAATGTTCCGTCAGGTGCAGTCCCAGATTATCGAAGCGCCAGAAGACTTTGGGTGGCACGGTCGGCAACCGCGTCTGGTCCGGTCTGACGGCATGGTTTCTGTCCGCGATCGTGAGTTCGGACCGCTCGATCCATCGCTCGTGAACATGAGTGTGGATGTCGAGGTCAGGGGCGACGCGCTCGAGGTCTACTACAACCGCGAGTTGCGTGCCCGATTCAGCATGGCGGACGGCGCGCAGCTGCCGCTCGATGAGGTTGCGCTCTCTGTCGACGAGTAG